A section of the Meles meles chromosome 8, mMelMel3.1 paternal haplotype, whole genome shotgun sequence genome encodes:
- the LOC123948176 gene encoding thymosin beta-4-like has protein sequence MSDKADMAEIEKFDKSKLKKTETQEKNPLPSKETIEQEKQAGES, from the coding sequence ATGTCTGACAAAGCCGATATGGCTGAGATTGAGAAATTCGATAAGtcgaaattgaagaagacagaaacacaagagaaaaatccACTGCCTTCAAAAGAAACGATTGAACAGGAGAAGCAAGCAGGCGAATCGTAA